The proteins below come from a single Columba livia isolate bColLiv1 breed racing homer chromosome 28, bColLiv1.pat.W.v2, whole genome shotgun sequence genomic window:
- the LOC102096521 gene encoding cytochrome P450 2G1-like isoform X2: MVWLGTRRVLVLCGHAAVREALVDNAEAFAGRGRLPTMESTFHGHGVVFANGERWRQLRRFSLSVLRDFGMGRKSIESRIQEEAQALLKELRDTREKPFDPTYLLSCAVSNIICSIVFGNRFDYRDSEFLELLRLMNESFREMSTPWAQVFDMQETLMQYMPGPHRRIPMMLGRMRSFIARRVRDNAASLQPGAPRDFIDCFLQHMEKEKSNPSSEFTLENLELTTLNLFFAGTETVSSTLRYGFLMLMKYPHVQEKVHEEIDQVIGRDRAPTLEDRGRMPYTDAVIHEIQRCSDLIPLNVPHRVTRDIVFRGYFIPKDTDVYPLLSSVLHDPSVFKHPNAFDPTNFLDESGRFKRNDAFVPFSSGKRLCLGEGLARMELFLFLCTILQNLRLQPLQPPEQLSLKPLVFGFTKTPPVYQLRMVPR; encoded by the exons ATGGTGTGGCTGGGGACCCGTCGGGTGCTGGTGCTCTGTGGACACGCTGCAGTGCGCGAGGCGCTGGTGGACAACGCCGAGGCCTTCGCTGGGCGTGGGCGCCTGCCCACCATGGAGAGCACCTTCCATGGCCACG gggTGGTTTTCGCCAACGGGGAGCGCTGGCGGCAGCTGCGCCGCTTCTCGCTCTCAGTGCTGAGGGACTTCGGGATGGGCCGGAAAAGCATCGAGAGCCGCATCCAGGAGGAGGCGCAAGCGCTGCTGAAGGAGCTGCGAGACACCCGGG AGAAGCCATTTGACCCCACGTACCTGCTGAGCTGCGCTGTGTCCAACATCATCTGCTCCATCGTGTTCGGGAACCGCTTCGACTATCGCGACAGCGAGTTCCTGGAGCTGCTGCGGCTCATGAACGAGAGTTTCCGGGAGATGAGCACCCCCTGGGCGCAG GTGTTCGACATGCAAGAGACGCTGATGCAGTATATGCCGGGCCCGCACCGGCGCATCCCCATGATGCTGGGGCGGATGCGCAGCTTCATCGCCCGGAGGGTGCGGGACAATGCGGCCTCGCTGCAGCCCGGGGCCCCCCGCGACTTCATCGACTGCTTCCTGCAGCACATGGAGAAG GAAAAGTCAAACCCCTCCTCGGAGTTCACGCTGGAGAACCTGGAACTCACCACCCTCAACCTTTTCTTTGCTGGCACCGAGACCGTCAGCTCCACCCTACGCTACGGCTTCCTCATGCTCATGAAGTACCCGCACGTGCAGG AGAAGGTGCACGAGGAGATCGACCAGGTGATCGGCCGCGATCGGGCGCCCACTCTGGAGGACCGGGGCCGGATGCCGTACACGGATGCCGTGATCCACGAGATCCAGCGCTGCAGCGACCTCATCCCCCTCAACGTCCCCCACCGTGTCACCCGCGACATCGTCTTCCGTGGCTACTTCATCCCCAAG GACACCGACGTGTACCCACTGCTCAGCTCCGTCCTGCATGACCCCTCCGTCTTCAAACACCCCAACGCCTTCGACCCCACGAATTTCCTGGATGAGAGTGGCCGCTTCAAGCGCAATGATGCCTTTGTCCCCTTCTCCTCAG GGAAGCGGCTGTGCCTGGGTGAGGGTCTGGCAAGGATGGAGCTGTTCCTGTTCCTCTGCACCATCCTGCAGAACCTGCGACTGCAGCCACTGCAGCCCCCAGAACAGCTGTCGCTGAAACCACTGGTGTTCGGCTTCACCAAAACCCCCCCCGTCTACCAGCTGCGCATGGTGCCGCGCTGA
- the LOC102096521 gene encoding cytochrome P450 2G1-like isoform X1 produces the protein MELVGSLSFLLLFLLLLLLLLLLGKGRQGGHPLPPGPPALPLLGNLLQLSPTRTLEGLLKLSEKYGPVFMVWLGTRRVLVLCGHAAVREALVDNAEAFAGRGRLPTMESTFHGHGVVFANGERWRQLRRFSLSVLRDFGMGRKSIESRIQEEAQALLKELRDTREKPFDPTYLLSCAVSNIICSIVFGNRFDYRDSEFLELLRLMNESFREMSTPWAQVFDMQETLMQYMPGPHRRIPMMLGRMRSFIARRVRDNAASLQPGAPRDFIDCFLQHMEKEKSNPSSEFTLENLELTTLNLFFAGTETVSSTLRYGFLMLMKYPHVQEKVHEEIDQVIGRDRAPTLEDRGRMPYTDAVIHEIQRCSDLIPLNVPHRVTRDIVFRGYFIPKDTDVYPLLSSVLHDPSVFKHPNAFDPTNFLDESGRFKRNDAFVPFSSGKRLCLGEGLARMELFLFLCTILQNLRLQPLQPPEQLSLKPLVFGFTKTPPVYQLRMVPR, from the exons ATGGAGCTGGTCGGGTCCCTCagcttcctcctgctcttcctcctcctcctcctgctgctgctgctgctggggaaggggcggCAGGGGGGGCACCCACTGCCCCCCGGGCCTCCCGCGCTGCCACTGCTGGGAAACCTGCTGCAGCTGTCCCCAACCAGGACCCTGGAGGGGCTGCTCAAG CTCAGTGAGAAGTATGGCCCTGTGTTCATGGTGTGGCTGGGGACCCGTCGGGTGCTGGTGCTCTGTGGACACGCTGCAGTGCGCGAGGCGCTGGTGGACAACGCCGAGGCCTTCGCTGGGCGTGGGCGCCTGCCCACCATGGAGAGCACCTTCCATGGCCACG gggTGGTTTTCGCCAACGGGGAGCGCTGGCGGCAGCTGCGCCGCTTCTCGCTCTCAGTGCTGAGGGACTTCGGGATGGGCCGGAAAAGCATCGAGAGCCGCATCCAGGAGGAGGCGCAAGCGCTGCTGAAGGAGCTGCGAGACACCCGGG AGAAGCCATTTGACCCCACGTACCTGCTGAGCTGCGCTGTGTCCAACATCATCTGCTCCATCGTGTTCGGGAACCGCTTCGACTATCGCGACAGCGAGTTCCTGGAGCTGCTGCGGCTCATGAACGAGAGTTTCCGGGAGATGAGCACCCCCTGGGCGCAG GTGTTCGACATGCAAGAGACGCTGATGCAGTATATGCCGGGCCCGCACCGGCGCATCCCCATGATGCTGGGGCGGATGCGCAGCTTCATCGCCCGGAGGGTGCGGGACAATGCGGCCTCGCTGCAGCCCGGGGCCCCCCGCGACTTCATCGACTGCTTCCTGCAGCACATGGAGAAG GAAAAGTCAAACCCCTCCTCGGAGTTCACGCTGGAGAACCTGGAACTCACCACCCTCAACCTTTTCTTTGCTGGCACCGAGACCGTCAGCTCCACCCTACGCTACGGCTTCCTCATGCTCATGAAGTACCCGCACGTGCAGG AGAAGGTGCACGAGGAGATCGACCAGGTGATCGGCCGCGATCGGGCGCCCACTCTGGAGGACCGGGGCCGGATGCCGTACACGGATGCCGTGATCCACGAGATCCAGCGCTGCAGCGACCTCATCCCCCTCAACGTCCCCCACCGTGTCACCCGCGACATCGTCTTCCGTGGCTACTTCATCCCCAAG GACACCGACGTGTACCCACTGCTCAGCTCCGTCCTGCATGACCCCTCCGTCTTCAAACACCCCAACGCCTTCGACCCCACGAATTTCCTGGATGAGAGTGGCCGCTTCAAGCGCAATGATGCCTTTGTCCCCTTCTCCTCAG GGAAGCGGCTGTGCCTGGGTGAGGGTCTGGCAAGGATGGAGCTGTTCCTGTTCCTCTGCACCATCCTGCAGAACCTGCGACTGCAGCCACTGCAGCCCCCAGAACAGCTGTCGCTGAAACCACTGGTGTTCGGCTTCACCAAAACCCCCCCCGTCTACCAGCTGCGCATGGTGCCGCGCTGA